The Sebaldella sp. S0638 DNA window CTGGAGCTTGCTGCACAAGCATTTAATAAACTTGATCCTTTAGCGGGAACAGTGAGAGCTTTGAATGCAGAGCTGAAGAACGGGGATTTTGAGGGAGAAAACAGATATTATCAGGGAATTATAGGAGGGACTTATCAGATAAATAATGTATTTTCAGTATCTTTAGGGGGAAAATATGTTTATTCTGTAAGAAAGCTTGAAGGAGATGCCGAGTATTCTTTTAATAAGGGAAATCCTATAGGTGCGTCAATAAACGGAAATGATCTTCATATAAAGTCTAAAAGGGAAGCAGATGGTTTCGGAGGAGTAATCGGTCTGAATATCAGGGTAAATGAAAACCTGAATATAGGTATGAAGTATGATACACCAGTAAAGCTCACTTTTGACACAAATGCCACTGAAGATAAGAAGATGTATATAGGAGCTTTGGGGAAAAATCTTGGTATTTCTGACTTTTATCCTACTTACAAAGATGGCTACAGCGGAAGAAGAGATTTACCGGGAGTTCTGTCTTTTGGTATTTCAGGAAAAGTGAATAAGTTTACTTTAATGGCAGGGTATAATCATTATTTTAATAAGGCTGCTAATATAGATAATATAGCTTATAATGACGGGAATGAGATTAACTTTGGTCTGATGTATGATATGAATGAAAAGTTTACTTGGACAGCAGGAGTTAATATTGCTGATACGGGGGCGAAAAATTCGAGCTATAATGATGTAGAGTTTGCATTGAATTCACAGTTTTACGGAACGGGAATTATTTATAAACATGATGATAAGAATGAATTTACTTTATCTGTTTCATACGTGCATTATAATTCAGAAAACGGTGAGGATGAAAATTTTATTGCCGGAACAAAGCTTGAAAAGTCTAAGGTTACTTATAAAAAAGGTGTAATGGGAATGGGAATTGGATATACACATAAATTTTAGTATTGAAAATAGTGTAAAAAATTGATATGATAATAGTGTTGCACTCGTAGCTCAATAGGATAGAGCATCTGACTTCGGATCAGAGGGTTAGGGGTTCGATTCCTCTCGAGTGCGCCACTTTTTAACACAACCCCTAAAATCAGAACTGTGTGTCAATGTTATCAGTGCCTTTGATAACTATTTTTTTATTATTAAGTTCAAAGTTTCTTTCAGTTCATCTATATAATCTGGAATGGCAACAAAAATTCTATAGGACTTAAATATTCTGATATGGATGTATTCTATGATTGTTGGACTAATAAATATAGTAAGTCAATTCTGCTTTTAATTCATTTCAATTGTTAAATATATTATTGTTGATAAATTCTGTTTTAAATATTTTTTTCTAGCAGCTCTAATGCCAAATTTTTTATTGCTCATTTTTCCATCTCCTCATTTCATGTTATAATTGTAGTGAGGTTTGTTCTGGGAGGTGGTCACTATGACTAAGTTATTAAACAAGCTTATACAAAAGTTGTGTGCATGTATCTTAATTCTGTACATGCTGATATTTTGGGAAGTAGACACAACCAGACTTGCATTAGCGTAAGCTGGCAAAATCTTGCAAAGAGAGGCGACTCTCTTTGTTTTTATTAAACCAGACAGAAAAAAGTTAGAATATCTGATTCAAATTAAAGAAATTGTATGAATGCTTGTTCCCATCCCACTTTTTTATAACAGTAAATGTAATTTAATATACTAACTCTGCTTAACTTTGTTAAACTAGAATATTTATTCTAAAATTATAAAAAAAACGTTGATTTAATTTTTAAGTTGTGATATGATATCCTTGCATATGATTTGAATGACAAATTCATATAGATAATAGTAAAGTAGGTAAATTTTTTTGAAAATAAATTTGTATAGACAAATAATTGCAGGTATTTTATGCCTTAATATATTGAGTGTTTCACAAACTGTATGGACTGATGCTGATTTTGCTACTTCTAAAGGACATACATGGGTGAATTCAGGAAATTACGAATATGGCGGAGATGTTTATATTCAAAATACTAATCCGGTAAAATTTGAATCAAATATGAATGGGAAACCTAATACCGGAGTATTAAGTATAGAGAGCGGAGGAAAGTTAACCGCAGATAGTGAAGTAATAGTAGAGCAGCTTGGACCGACTACAGGAGATGCGGTATTGATTACTGATGGCGGTAAAGCTTATTTTAACGGTGGTCTTACAGCTACTTTAAAAAATCCCAATAATAATTACTATGTAATAGCTACAATAAGAGGAAACTCTGAACTTCATGCAAAAGGAAATACTAATATTTTTTCAGAATTTGAAAAAGGTTATGGACTTTATTTAGGTGAAGGAACTACAAACAGCTTTAGTAAAGACAGTAATGGAAATGGAATTGTTAATATTTCAACAGGTGTCAGAGGGATACATTCTATAGGGAATACTGATTTTAATCAGGAAGTACATGTAAGATTAAATGCTAATGGTGCTACAGGAATTCTAACTTTAGATTCTGGTTCAGCATCACTGACAAATTTCAATGATAAAGTATATGTTACGAATAATTCAGTAAGCAATAATAGTTCTACCGCTTATGGTATTGCTGTCAACAATGTAAATGGAATATTCAATCTAAAAAATGGTGCTTTTATTAATTTTGGAGATACATATACGAATGGGAATGAAATAGGACTGTATTCAGGAAAAGGACAGCTTAATATACAGGGAGATATTACGGTTAAGACAAATTCTGGTAATATACAGGCTGCTATTTATGCAACAAATAATGGGAAAATAAATATAAGTAATTCAATTGCTGATTTGAAAGGTGATATTCTTTCAAATAATAACTCACAGATTATAATGGATGTGAAAGACGGTTCGAGGTGGGAAGGTGCTTCGCATACAGCGAATTCCGCTTCTACTAATATTAGTATGACAGGAACTACATGGCAGATGACTGATGACTCTGAAATAACTAACTTTGATTTATTAAATAACTCAACTGTTTATCTGAATTCTGAGCCGTCAACAGGAGTATTTACACCGAGAACTCTAACAATATCAGATGATTATACAGGAAGTAACGGTACAATAGTTTTCAATACGAAACTAGAAGATGATCTTTCATTAACAGATAGATTGATTGTTCAGGGAAATACTTCGGGAATTACAAAAGTACAAGTAAGAAATGCTGGTGGAACCGGTGCTGAAACTATAGAAGGTATTGAGCTGATCAGTGTAGGAGGAACATCAGACGGAATATTCGTAAAAGACGGGCGTATCGTTGCCGGTGCATATGAATATTACTTAAATCGTGGTAATGGAGATACAACAGACACTAATAACTGGTATCTGACAAGTAAAATTCCTCAGGTAATTATAACACCGCCTGTTGATCCAACTGATCCTACAGTTCCTGTAGATACAGTAGAACCTATAGTTCCCACTGAACCACAAGTGATTCCTCCATATGTAGAACTACCAGATAAAAAACCTGTGGCAGGAACCTTTGAATCAATATTCCGTCCTGAATCAGGAAGCTATATTGCTAATAACGCTGTAGTGAATTCATTATTTTTACAGAGACTCCATGATCGTCTTGGGGATACACAGTATACAGATTCATCAGCAAATGGAGATAATGCCGTAAGTATATGGGTACGTAGTGCAGGAGGTTATAATACATTTAAAGATACTTCGGGACAATTGAAAACTACAGGGAAAAGCCATGTGGTACAGACAGGCGGAGATATCGCCCAGTGGACTACAGATGGTACAGACCGTTTTCATATTGGAATTATGGGCGGATATGGAATTAACCATAATAAAACAAGTTCAAATATAACAAACTATGGTTCTAAAGGTAAAGTAGAAGGTTATAATATTGGATTATACGGAACGTGGTATTCAAATAAAGAAGACAGATCAGGATTTTACGCTGACAGTTGGTTGATATACAACTGGTTTAATAATGAAGTTCAAGGAGATGAGCTTGCTAAGGAAACATATAATTCTAATGGAATCACAGCTTCTGTAGAAAGCGGATATACTTTTGAAATAGATAACAATTCAAATGGAAAAGCATTTTTTATACAGCCTAAAATTCAGGCTACATATATGGGAGTTAAAACAGATAATCACACAGAATCCAACGGAACTGTAGTTGAATTAAACGGAGACGGTAATATTCAAACACGGCTTGGTATGAGATTCTATACTGGTAATTCTAATTTTATAAACAGAGATGAAAAAAGAGAATTTCAGCCGTTTATTGAAGCTAATTGGATTCACAATACAAAAGAATTTGGAGTAATTATGGATGGTATAGAAAATAAACAGGCCAATGCAAAAGATTTAGGAGAAGTTAAAGTGGGAACAGAAATAAAATTAAACCATAAATTTGACTTGTGGGGGAATATTTCATACCAATGGAATATGAATGGAAATAGTTACAATGATACACAGATGACTGTGGGATTAAAGTATAAACTGTAGCATTTAAGGCTAAACAAAAAAATCCAGAAGTATTGATAATACTCTAACTGGATTTTTTTGAGTCTGTAGGCAAAAGTCTGTAAAATAAAAAAGCTTTCTATGATAAAATTGAAATATCATAGAAGGCGATTTTTTTATTTGAAAAATACTTCAAGATGCATTTTGTTTTCAAAATTCTATCGATCTTTTTTGTCCTTTAACTATTCCATTATTTCGATTATACGAATTTATCTTTTGCAATATCAAGGAGACCTCTACTTTTTTGCATTGAATAGATTCCACTAATCTTAATACTCTCTATTTCAAAAGTTTCAAATATATAACTGTTATTGTTCAATATTTTTTATTCCGGGTCTAAAATTAATTCGTATAATAGAAAATCCGTTGTGCCTGTGTTTTCGTAAAAAAGTTGCATTGTATCAATAAAAACAAAACCAATTTTTGTATAAAGTTTTTGTGCAGGCAGATTAGAAGCCAGAACATCTAATCGGATAGCTTTTATTTGAGACTCTTTACTCTTTTTTATAACATATGCCAACATTTTACTGGCGATACCTTGATTTTGAAAATGAGGAGAAACTCCAAAAGCATGTATAATAAATATTTCGTTTTTTGCCCCTGTAGTTTTCCATTTCACTTTTTCATATCCTGTAGTTGATTCATGATTAATAATCATAACACCGGCAATGTTATTGTCAATTTCAGCAATGATTATTTCGTTATTTGTGATTGAATCATAAATAAACTTTTGACTGGGATAGACATTTTTTATCCATCCGCAATTAAATTTTGAGTTTTGCATACCATCAATCAAATCATGATAAAATTTCACAACTTCATCATATTTATCGTATTTAGCTACATTGATAACCATTAACACTCCTTTAAAAAAACTTGATATATATTTTTACTTGAGTAATTATAACATATTATTATTTAAAACATACCATTTTTAAAAAAATAGCTGTTGGTATTACACTAAAAATTTGGACAAAATCAGCTTGCTGCCGTATCATAAAAAAATACCCCAGATAATTTAGTTTAGCAAATATCTGGAGGTTTTTTCACACTACCCGGCAAATTTAAAAAAACTATCTAAGTTTTGTTGCCGTTCCATGTAAGATTTTCCTGACAGGAATATTCCTGTTACTCTTGTTCTTCTTATCTCTTTATTTAATCTTTCCAGTATGTGAGCTGAACTTATTTCAAAAGTTACTTCTTATAGTTATTATCATCGCTCATTAATTCAGAAAAGGTTTTAAAAAAGGTCTCAATACTTTTATTAGCTCTGAGAGCAGCAGCATCCAAAGTAAAACCTTCATCAATAAACTCTTTTATCAACAATATTTTTTTTATATTAAGATAATTATACTTTCTTGTTTCTCCATCAGAGCCTTGTTCTGAATTGATAATACCTTTTTCTTCCCAATAACGTAGTTTTCTTGTGGGTACTCCTGTAATTTCTGAAACTTCCCCTATTCCTACAATAAGCTTTCTTAGTAATTTAGAATCAATAAGAGTTTCGATTCCTTGTTTTTCATCTTCCATAAAATAATCTCCTTTATTATTTAAATTTATAACATCTTCTGACATAATTCTACAATAAAAGAAAAAAAATTACAAATATTTCTTGATGTTTTTTGTAAATAAATTACAATATTTTTATATTTGATATGAAAAAAAGAAGTTAATTTGCGAAAAATTAATAAATAAACTAATGATCATAAGTTACCGGGCGGAAAGAGTACACATGTAAAAAAACGGATTTCCCAGATCCGGAAGCACCTGCAGCTTTTATCAATCTCATTGAGATACCGGCAAAGGGTATTCATATTGGAAGTAGTAAATACCAAGCCAAGAGCCGAGGCTTTATATGAAAAATTAGGATTTCAAGTAAAGAAGAAAATATATTTTGGTTTTTTAACACACAATTCAGGTTTCACTTCTGTTGAATATATGTTTAAAGAAATATGATTATATAAAAAATATAAATTGAAATAGTTGAAGCTAATTTCAACAGAATAATACAAGGTTATCTCAAAGAATATGTGTTATCCGGATTAAACTGAAAAAACAAGTCAGTAGTTATAACAAAATATTAATTGAGCAGCCTTAATTTTATTTTCTATATTGAGATGAAAAGTTTCCCCTTCCCTTATCCTCAGCATTTACTATAAACCAATTCCGCGAACTGCCCGTATTGTTTCACTTCGTCAAGGTAAAACCGTTTTAACACCTCTTTTTGTGTAAATAAAGGAATCCCGCCACCTAAAAGTACCGGGGCAATCTGTATAATCAGCGTATCAACCATATCATTATCCAGTAATGGGGCTAATATTTGTGTTCCGCCTATGATCCATACATTTTGGGAGTCACTAATATTTTTTACGATTTCTGTGATATTACCTGAAATAGGAATAAAGCCGCTAACAGGTAATTCTTCTGTATGAGTAAAAACGTAATTTTTAGTTTTCTGATAAACCAGATGCGGGTCTTTCATATTTGATATTTCATTAAATGTCTTTTTTCCCATAATAGTAACATCCATTTTCTCATAAAAACTATCATAACCTGTTTCTTCAATTGTTCCTGTTTGATAAAGCCAGTCTAAATTATGGTTTTTATCAGCGAGATACCCATCTAGTGTAATACAGCCATAAAAATATATGCTCATATAATCTTCACCATTTCTTTCTTTGCTCATAATTTATATGCAAATATTATAAAATATTGATATTGAGGTAGTCAAGTGATATTATCTTTCGAATTAAGACAAGCAGCAATAAATAAACAAAACTGTTTTCTTTAAAACTTAGAAAAAGTACATGGAAACAGCCAAGCGGATAAAAAATTACCATAGGGAAATCAATGAAATTATTGTGCACAGGAGTTTTTTGTTTTTTTATTACAATAAACTGATAGAAAATGTATATGTGATGAATTACCTTTATTATCTGTACTTTTAATAATAGTTTTTCTTTACAGATAAAAATATAACTGATATACTTAAGACATTTAATCAAGAATATCAATAAAAATCATAATATAAAATTCAGGAGGGACATAAAATGGGAATAAAAGCTATTGTTATGGATGTAGACGGAACATTAACAAATGATAGAAAAGAGATAACACAAAAAACCAAAGAAACTTTACTGAATGCTCAAAAACAAGGGATTCTGCTGATATTAGCATCGGGAAGACCAACAACAGGACTAGTCAGACTGGGGACTGAACTTGAAATGGACAAAAATAATGGTCTGTTTATTTCATATAATGGTTCAAAAGTGGTGAATTTCCAGACAGGAGAAGATTTATTTAATGAGCCTTTGAGTGTGGAAGATGCCAAGGCTGTTTTGGAACACATGAAAAAGTTCGATGTAAGACCGATGATTGATAAAGGTGAATACATGTATGTAAATGATGTTTATAACTGCATGATTAAGTTCAGGGGAGAAGATTTTAATGTTATAAAATATGAATCAAGAGGAGGAAATTACAAATTATGTGAGATAGATGATTTGGCAGCATTTGTAGATTATCCGCTGAATAAGATTCTTACAACAAGCGATCCTGAATATCTGGAGGAACATTATCGGGAAATAATGGAGCCTTTTAAGGATAAACTGAACTGCATGTTCACAGCACCGATTTATTTTGAATTTACGGCTAAAAATATAGATAAGGCGAAAGCACTGGATACTGTACTAAAACCGCTTAATATAACAGCTGATGAAGTAATCGCTTTTGGTGACGGTCATAATGATATTTCTATTGTAAAGTATGCAGGAATAGGCGTAGCAATGGAAAATGCCGTGTCTGACCTGAAAGAGATCGCAGACGAGATTACTTTATCAAATGAACAGGACGGAATTGCCAAGTCTTTGAAAAAACATATTCTCGGTTTGTAGTTAATCTGAGAGAATAAAGCTGCAGGCAAAATGTCTTTCTAAATGACCAGAACATATGATTGAACATATCTTTATGGTATAATAAAGAATTCCGATAAAAACAATATAAAAATAAATTTATTTAAATCTTTCTGATCACTTCAGGAAGATTTTTTTGTAAATTATGGAAATAAAGTTAAAATTATTATATATAATATTATTTTATAGAATAATAATTATTTATAATTTATTTTTATGAGTAAAAAATGCTAAGATTATATTAGAGCTTTTAACAGGAGGATACAATAATGAAAAAAAATTGGAAGGGAATATTATTAACAGCTGCGGTAGCTTTAGCAGCAGAGATAATAGGGAAAAAATTTGAAATAATCGGCGGTCCGATTGTAGGTATAATTCTAGGAATAATAATAAATAATTATTTTTCAATATCTAATGACTTTGTTCCCGGAATAAAATTTACAAGTAAGTATATTCTGCAATTATCTGTTGTTATTCTGGGATTCACGCTAAATCTGAACAGTGTAAGGGAGGTAGGACTCAGTTCCTTTCAGGTAACAATCTGGACTGTTTTAATTACACTGGCAGCGGCTCATTTTCTGGGGAAAGTTTTATCAATCCATAAAGATCTGGCGACCCTTATAGGGGTAGGGACTTCTATATGCGGCGGTTCGGCAATTGCTGCTGTTTCATCTGTTATAGAACCCGAAGAACATGATCTTGCTTATGCTATGAGTACCATATTTCTGTTTAATGTCATTGCTGCGATATTATTTCCTGTTTTTGGACACTTAATGAATATGACAGACAATACTTTCGGATTGTGGGCAGGAACAGCTATAAATGATACTTCTTCTGTGGTAGCAGCGGGATATACTTTTTCCCGGGAAGCAGGAAACTACGCAACAATTGTTAAATTGTCACGTTCAATCCTGATACTGCCGATATCACTTGGATATGCGGCTGTTAAATTATTCAAAAGCAAAAAAGAGAATAATCTTCAAAATAAAAAAATAAGATTTCACAATATTTTTCCTTGGTTTATTTTATTTTTCTTATTAGCTTCTTTTGTAGAAACTACTGTAAATTTTTCTCCTGATACTAAACATATATTTTCTGAAACTGCTAAATTTTTGATAATAATGGCTTTGAGCGGGATAGGTCTTTCGACTAATTTCAAAAAGATGTTTAGCTCAGGATTTAAACCGATATTTTTAGGATTTATTTTGTGGGTACTAATGTAGTGCTATAGTAAAGTAGGAACACCAAAATCTAAACAATGATATAATAAAAAAAGAAAGAGGTGTTTTGAAAT harbors:
- a CDS encoding Cof-type HAD-IIB family hydrolase, translating into MGIKAIVMDVDGTLTNDRKEITQKTKETLLNAQKQGILLILASGRPTTGLVRLGTELEMDKNNGLFISYNGSKVVNFQTGEDLFNEPLSVEDAKAVLEHMKKFDVRPMIDKGEYMYVNDVYNCMIKFRGEDFNVIKYESRGGNYKLCEIDDLAAFVDYPLNKILTTSDPEYLEEHYREIMEPFKDKLNCMFTAPIYFEFTAKNIDKAKALDTVLKPLNITADEVIAFGDGHNDISIVKYAGIGVAMENAVSDLKEIADEITLSNEQDGIAKSLKKHILGL
- a CDS encoding OmpP1/FadL family transporter; this encodes MLRRKNEKDFLVCTAITVNSASIDYLMNNSAAYLGNPSQAGIISVDGAFYNPAGLTQLEDGTYININGLFSGVEESMNLSDKKFDAKDYPMAPSFNLVYKKDKSAFYLNTSVIAGGPHLNFKSGVAGLELAAQAFNKLDPLAGTVRALNAELKNGDFEGENRYYQGIIGGTYQINNVFSVSLGGKYVYSVRKLEGDAEYSFNKGNPIGASINGNDLHIKSKREADGFGGVIGLNIRVNENLNIGMKYDTPVKLTFDTNATEDKKMYIGALGKNLGISDFYPTYKDGYSGRRDLPGVLSFGISGKVNKFTLMAGYNHYFNKAANIDNIAYNDGNEINFGLMYDMNEKFTWTAGVNIADTGAKNSSYNDVEFALNSQFYGTGIIYKHDDKNEFTLSVSYVHYNSENGEDENFIAGTKLEKSKVTYKKGVMGMGIGYTHKF
- a CDS encoding dihydrofolate reductase family protein, whose amino-acid sequence is MSIYFYGCITLDGYLADKNHNLDWLYQTGTIEETGYDSFYEKMDVTIMGKKTFNEISNMKDPHLVYQKTKNYVFTHTEELPVSGFIPISGNITEIVKNISDSQNVWIIGGTQILAPLLDNDMVDTLIIQIAPVLLGGGIPLFTQKEVLKRFYLDEVKQYGQFAELVYSKC
- a CDS encoding YeiH family protein, whose amino-acid sequence is MKKNWKGILLTAAVALAAEIIGKKFEIIGGPIVGIILGIIINNYFSISNDFVPGIKFTSKYILQLSVVILGFTLNLNSVREVGLSSFQVTIWTVLITLAAAHFLGKVLSIHKDLATLIGVGTSICGGSAIAAVSSVIEPEEHDLAYAMSTIFLFNVIAAILFPVFGHLMNMTDNTFGLWAGTAINDTSSVVAAGYTFSREAGNYATIVKLSRSILILPISLGYAAVKLFKSKKENNLQNKKIRFHNIFPWFILFFLLASFVETTVNFSPDTKHIFSETAKFLIIMALSGIGLSTNFKKMFSSGFKPIFLGFILWVLM
- a CDS encoding GNAT family N-acetyltransferase, which gives rise to MVINVAKYDKYDEVVKFYHDLIDGMQNSKFNCGWIKNVYPSQKFIYDSITNNEIIIAEIDNNIAGVMIINHESTTGYEKVKWKTTGAKNEIFIIHAFGVSPHFQNQGIASKMLAYVIKKSKESQIKAIRLDVLASNLPAQKLYTKIGFVFIDTMQLFYENTGTTDFLLYELILDPE
- a CDS encoding autotransporter outer membrane beta-barrel domain-containing protein, with the protein product MKINLYRQIIAGILCLNILSVSQTVWTDADFATSKGHTWVNSGNYEYGGDVYIQNTNPVKFESNMNGKPNTGVLSIESGGKLTADSEVIVEQLGPTTGDAVLITDGGKAYFNGGLTATLKNPNNNYYVIATIRGNSELHAKGNTNIFSEFEKGYGLYLGEGTTNSFSKDSNGNGIVNISTGVRGIHSIGNTDFNQEVHVRLNANGATGILTLDSGSASLTNFNDKVYVTNNSVSNNSSTAYGIAVNNVNGIFNLKNGAFINFGDTYTNGNEIGLYSGKGQLNIQGDITVKTNSGNIQAAIYATNNGKINISNSIADLKGDILSNNNSQIIMDVKDGSRWEGASHTANSASTNISMTGTTWQMTDDSEITNFDLLNNSTVYLNSEPSTGVFTPRTLTISDDYTGSNGTIVFNTKLEDDLSLTDRLIVQGNTSGITKVQVRNAGGTGAETIEGIELISVGGTSDGIFVKDGRIVAGAYEYYLNRGNGDTTDTNNWYLTSKIPQVIITPPVDPTDPTVPVDTVEPIVPTEPQVIPPYVELPDKKPVAGTFESIFRPESGSYIANNAVVNSLFLQRLHDRLGDTQYTDSSANGDNAVSIWVRSAGGYNTFKDTSGQLKTTGKSHVVQTGGDIAQWTTDGTDRFHIGIMGGYGINHNKTSSNITNYGSKGKVEGYNIGLYGTWYSNKEDRSGFYADSWLIYNWFNNEVQGDELAKETYNSNGITASVESGYTFEIDNNSNGKAFFIQPKIQATYMGVKTDNHTESNGTVVELNGDGNIQTRLGMRFYTGNSNFINRDEKREFQPFIEANWIHNTKEFGVIMDGIENKQANAKDLGEVKVGTEIKLNHKFDLWGNISYQWNMNGNSYNDTQMTVGLKYKL
- a CDS encoding MerR family transcriptional regulator, with translation MEDEKQGIETLIDSKLLRKLIVGIGEVSEITGVPTRKLRYWEEKGIINSEQGSDGETRKYNYLNIKKILLIKEFIDEGFTLDAAALRANKSIETFFKTFSELMSDDNNYKK